CTGTAAGAGATGGAGTTCCTTGCGGGTTAGCAACTTTATATCTGCAGCCTTATCGGAAGCTCGCGCACCAATGTGAATTTGGAATCATTGTAGGGGCCGAATACAGAAACCAAGGAGTGGGCACAGAACTTCTGAATAATTTAATGTATTTGGCAAAAGAAACTTTTCGCATCGAACTTCTTCACTTACAAGTTTATGCTGAAAACCCGGCGATCCGCCTTTACGAACGTTTTGGGTTTAAAGAATTTGGAAGGCAAAATCAGTGGATTAAAGAAGAAGACCGCTATGTAGGACGGGTGTTTATGGAGCGTTTCTTAACTTGATTTAATCTTAAATGGGCCTCTATGTCAATTATCCATTTTCAAGAAAAGCTAGAAACCACTTCGGGGAAAAAGCTTATCCTGCGTTTTAATAATAATCGCTCCACCATGTTAAGTGTAAAATGGGGAGAGCCCGATTGCGTGGTATCCTTGCACTCT
The Parachlamydia sp. AcF125 genome window above contains:
- a CDS encoding GNAT family protein; its protein translation is MTAQNQSDNDIRYTEPGDAVYLKEWLMDKSVSRWFPMCDEAEINDAVNRWIGFYRYKCSLTAVRDGVPCGLATLYLQPYRKLAHQCEFGIIVGAEYRNQGVGTELLNNLMYLAKETFRIELLHLQVYAENPAIRLYERFGFKEFGRQNQWIKEEDRYVGRVFMERFLT